The following proteins come from a genomic window of Megalobrama amblycephala isolate DHTTF-2021 linkage group LG1, ASM1881202v1, whole genome shotgun sequence:
- the LOC125244313 gene encoding tripartite motif-containing protein 16-like — protein MAEARFYQDEFTCPVCLDLMKDPVTIHCGHSYCKSCITGCWDQEDQKRVYSCPQCRQTFSPRPALGKNTILAEMVEKLKKTKLPADCYAGAGDVQCDVCTGRKHKAVKSCLVCQESFCQTHFDRHEEYHSRKPHKVIDATGRLQDMICHKHDKELEMYCITDQQCICVRCKEYEHKNHNTVSTAAQRTEKQKRLKETQIKIRQRIQQREKYLQQLREAVESHKRSAQTAVEDSERIFTELIRSIERSCSEATQRIRDQEKTAVSRAEGRLERLEQEINDLRRRDAELEQLSHTQDHIHFLQSFQSLSAPPESTDEPDDPFSSLSSFDGVRESVRQLRDKLEDFCKEELKISDRVTFTNMNPKTRNDFLQYSHRITLDLNTVNEALHLSERNTVITYTDTPLSYPDHPDRFDYYHQVLCGESVSDRRSYWEIEWSGYDVDISVSYKSIRRKGRGHECVFGNNDQSWSLICYSSSYSFRHNNIRTRLLVKSIRHRKIGVYVDHSAGTLSFYSVSGDTMILIHTVQTTFTQPLYPGFRVLSGSSVKLI, from the exons atggcagaagccagaTTTTATCAGGATGAGTTCACGTGTCCTGTGTGTCTGGATCTCATGAAGGATCCAGTGACTATCcactgtggacacagttactgtaagagctgtattacaggctgctgggatcaggaggatcagaagagagtctacagctgccctcagtgcagacagaccttcagtccaagacctgctttaggtaaaaacaccattctggctgaaatggtggagaaactgaagaagactaaacttcctgctgactgttacgctggagctggagacgtgcagtgtgacgtctgtactggaagaaaacacaaagccgtcaagtcctgtctggtgtgtcAGGAGTCTTTCTGTCAAACTCATTTTGACCGTCATGAGGAATATCACTCTCGTAAGCCACACAAAGTGATCGAtgccactggacgactgcaggacATGATCTGCCATAAACATGATAAAGAGCTAGAAATGTACTGTATCACTGATCAACAATGCATCTGTGTGCGGTGTAAGGAgtatgaacataaaaaccacaACACTGTATCAActgcagcacagaggacagagaaacag AAACGGCTGAAGGAGACGCAGATAAAGATCCGTCagaggatccagcagagagagaaatatcttcagcagctgagagaggctgtggagtctcataag cgctctgcacagacagcagtggaggacagtgagaggatcttcactgagctcatccgctccatCGAGAGAAGCTGCTCTGAGGCCACACagcggatcagagatcaggaaaagactgcagtgagtcgagctgaaggacgactggagcgactggagcaggagatcaatgatctgaggaggagagacgctgagctggagcagctttcacacacacaggatcacatccatttcctgcag agtttccagtctctctcagcaCCTCCTGAATCTACAGACGAACCCGACGAtcccttcagttctctctcctcttttgatggtgtgagagaatctgtccgtcagctgagagacaaactggaggatttctgcaaagaggagctgaagatctctgacagag tcacattcaccaaCATGAATCCCAAGACCAGGAACGACTTCCTACAGT ATTCCCATCGGatcactctggatctgaacacagtgaatgaAGCCCTCcatctgtctgagaggaacacaGTGATTACTTACACTGACACACCGCtgtcgtatcctgatcatccagacagatttgattatTATCACCAGGTGTTGTGTGGAGAGAGTGTGAGTGATAGACGCtcttactgggagattgagtggagtggatATGATGTggatatatcagtgtcatataagagcatcaggaGGAAGGGACGGGGccatgagtgtgtgtttggaaataatgatcagtcctggagtttgatctGCTATTCCTCCAGTTACTCATTCAGACACAATAACATACGGACTCGTCTCCTTGTAAAGTCCATCAGACACAGGaaaataggagtgtatgtggatcacagtgcaggaactttgtccttctacagcgtctctggagacacaatgatccttatccacacagtccagaccacattcactcaaccgctctatcctgggtttaggGTTTTATctggatcatcagtgaaactaATTTGA